In Streptomyces sp. Li-HN-5-11, the sequence AAATGCCCCCGTAACTTCGGGAGAAGGGGGGCCACACCTGGTGATGATCTTTACGGTCTGAGCTGGGGGTGGCCGCAGAGACCAGCGAGAAGCGACTGTTTACTAAAAACACAGGTCCGTGCGAAGCCGTAAGGCGATGTATACGGACTGACGCCTGCCCGGTGCTGGAACGTTAAGGGGACCGGTTAGCTCACTTTCGGGTGGGCGAAGCTGAGAACTTAAGCGCCAGTAAACGGCGGTGGTAACTATAACCATCCTAAGGTAGCGAAATTCCTTGTCGGGTAAGTTCCGACCTGCACGAATGGCGTAACGACTTCTCGACTGTCTCAACCATAGGCCCGGTGAAATTGCACTACGAGTAAAGATGCTCGTTTCGCGCAGCAGGACGGAAAGACCCCGGGACCTTTACTACAGTTTGATATTGGTGTTCGGTTCGGCTTGTGTAGGATAGCTGGGAGACTGTGAAGTCCCAACGCCAGTTGGGGTGGAGTCGTCGTTGAAATACCAGTCTGGTCGTGCTGGATGTCTAACCTGGGTCCGTGATCCGGATCAGGGACAGTGTCTGATGGGTAGTTTAACTGGGGCGGTTGCCTCCTAAAGGGTAACGGAGGCGCCCAAAGGTTCCCTCAGCCTGGTTGGCAATCAGGTGTTGAGTGTAAGTGCACAAGGGAGCTTGACTGTGAGACCGACGGGTCGAGCAGGGACGAAAGTCGGGACTAGTGATCCGGCGGTGGCTTGTGGAAGCGCCGTCGCTCAACGGATAAAAGGTACCCCGGGGATAACAGGCTGATCTTCCCCAAGAGTCCATATCGACGGGATGGTTTGGCACCTCGATGTCGGCTCGTCGCATCCTGGGGCTGGAGTCGGTCCCAAGGGTTGGGCTGTTCGCCCATTAAAGCGGTACGCGAGCTGGGTTTAGAACGTCGTGAGACAGTTCGGTCCCTATCCGCTGTGCGCGTAGGAGTCTTGAGAAGGGCTGTCCCTAGTACGAGAGGACCGGGACGGACGAACCTCTGGTGTGCCAGTTGTTCTGCCAAGGGCATGGCTGGTTGGCTACGTTCGGGAGGGATAACCGCTGAAAGCATCTAAGCGGGAAGCCTGCTTCGAGATGAGGACTCCCACCCACTTGATGGGGTAAGGCTCCCAGTAGACGACTGGGTTGATAGGCCGGATCTGGAAGCACGGTAACGTGTGGAGGTGACCGGTACTAATAGGCCGAGGGCTTGTCCATAGAGGCTCGCGTCCACTGTGTTGGTTCTGAGGCAACGACCGTGTTTTTTCCGGTCGAACTTCATAGTGTTTCGGTGGTCATAGCGTGAGGGAAACGCCCGGTTACATTCCGAACCCGGAAGCTAAGCCTTACAGCGCCGATGGTACTGCAGGGGGGACCCTGTGGGAGAGTAGGACACCGCCGAACAATACTTGAGAAAGGCCCACGCCAAACGGCGTGGGCCTTTCTGCGTTTATGCTCGAGGGCATGCGCTACGACCTCGTCATCTTCGACAACGACGGAGTCCTCGTCGACAGCGAGCCGATCTCCAACCGGCTGCTCGCGGCCTATCTGACCGAGCTGGGGCACCCCACCTCGTACGAGGACTCCATCCGTGACTACATGGGGTCGGCGATGCACCGGGTCCACGAGCTCGTCCTGGACCGCACGGGGAAACGGCTGCCGGACGACTTCGACGACGTCTTCCACGCCCGGGTCTTCGCCGCGTTCGAGCGGGAGTTGAAGCCGGTGGCCGGCGTCGGTGACGTACTGGAGAAGCTGACGGTGGACGGGACGCCGTACTGTGTCGCGTCGTCGGGGAGTCATGAGCGCATCCGAGTGGGGCACCGGACGACCGGGCTGGACCGCTGGTTCGACGAGTCGCGGATCTTCAGTTCGCAGGATGTCGGGCGGGGGAAGCCGGCGCCGGATCTGTTCCTGTACGCGGCCGAGCGGATGGGGGTCGCCCCTGAGCGGTGTGTGGTCGTCGAGGACTCTCCGCTGGGCGTGCGGGCCGCCCTGGCGGCCGGTATGGACGTGTACGGGTTCACTGCCATGACGCCCGCCGGACGGCTCACGGGGACCACCCAACTCTTCGCCGCGATGGGTGAGTTGGCTGACCTGCTGGTATGAGTCCGGTCATGACCGGGGCCACCGGCACGGCCCTGACTTTTGTCATGCGGAGCTCCGGACGATCGTTTCTACAGGCGGACCCCCTCGCCCGCGAAGCTAGGGGCATGACGACGAAGACGAACACGAAGCGCGCGAACCTCCGTCCTCTGCTGGTGGACGTGGCGGTGCCGGTCGGCGGGTACTACCTGCTCAAGAACGGTTTCGGGATGAGCACGCCGGCGGCCCTGGGCTGGAGCAGCGTGGTGCCGGCCCTGCGGACCGTGTTCGGTGTGGTCAGGGAGCGCAAGGTGAACGCGTTCGCCGCGCTCATCCTGTTCGTCAACGTGGTCTCGCTGGTGCTCAGTTTCGTCTCCGGTGACCCGCGGTTGATGCTCGCCAAGGACAGCGGGATCAGCAGTGCGATCGGCATCGGGATCCTGGTGTCGGTGGCGCTGGGCCGGCCGATGATGACGGCGGCCATGAAGCCCTGGCTGGTGAAGGGCGACGCGGAGCGTGAGGCCGCGTGGGCGCGGCTGGCGGCCGGGTCGGCGGCCTTCCGGCGGGCGGAGAAGATCTTCTCGCTGGTGTGGGGCACGGTGCTGCTGGTCGAGTGCGTGGTGCGGATCGTGGGGGCGTACACCGTGCCCGTGGACACCATGGTGTGGCTCGGCACCGTGATCCTGGCCGTGGCCATGCTGCTCGGCTTCCTGGTGAGCGGGGCGCTCGCCGCCGGCCCGATGGCGCACATGCTGATCGCCGAGACGAAGTCCGCCCGCGGTGCGAACCAGGACGACCCGGCCCCGGTTCCCGCGCTCGCCATGGCCGGCGCCGCAGGCGAGTGAAGCTGAGCAGAATTCATCTTTGGCTGGATCTACCCAGAGGTAACCCCGGGGCCCTACGCTCGCCGCCATGACAGATGTGCTGCGGCGCGGTAGGGCCTCGTTGGCGTTCGGTTTCTTCGCCCAGGGCGCCACCTTCGCTCTCCTCGTGACGCGCATCCCGGCCATCCAGGACCGGTACGGCGTCTCGGACGCCCTGCTGCCGGCCTTCCTGGCCGCCGTGCCGATCCTCGCCGGAGTCGGCAGCGTGACCACCGAGCAGTTGGTGAAGCGGATCCGGCCCAGCCGGCTGCTGCGCTGGTCCCAGCCCGTCGTCCTCCTGGCACTGCTGGGCGTCGGGGCCGGGGACCAACTGGTCGAACTGGGTGCCGCGCTCGCCGCATTCGGGCTCGCCGTGGGGGCGCTGGACGCGACGATGAACATGCTCGGGGTGAGCCTGCAGCGGACGTACGGCCGCAGCATCATGCTCAGCTTCCACGCGGCCTTCAGCCTCGGCGGGATCGTGGGTGCCTCGCTGGCGTGGGTCGGGGCGCACTGGCATCTGGCGCTGTTCGTGTCGTACGTGCCGGTGGTGGCCGTGCTGCTGCCGGCGACGTTCGTGGGGAGCCACTGGTACGTGGACGGCGACTCCGCCGCCGTACCGGAGGAGAAGGACGGGGAGAAGGGCGGCGAGGCCGGGACGGTCGTCTTCAAGGTGCTGCTGCCGCTGTGCCTGGTGATGACGTTCGCGTACATCGGGGACTCCACGGTGTCCAACTGGAGTGCGAAGTACCTGCAGGACACGCTGGGCAGCTCCGAACAGCTGGCGACGGTGCCGTACAACGTCTACATGGTCACCACGCTGCTGGGGCGGACCATCGGGGACATGGGGGTGCGGCGGTTCGGGGCCGTGGCCGTCGTACGGCTGGGGACGCTGGTGGCGGCGCTGGGGTTCGCGGTGGTGGCCGGGGCGCCGGGGGCCTGGGTGGGGATGCTCGGGTTCACTCTGCTGGGCCTGGGACTGTGCGTGCTGGTGCCGCAGACCTTCGCGGCGGCCGGCAGGCTGTTCCCGGGGGCGTCGGACGGGGCGATCGCCCGGCTCAACATCTTCAACTACGTGGGCTTCCTGGTCGGCTCCCCGTTGGTGGGCGCGCTGGGCGACGCGTGGAGCTATCGCGGGGCGATGCTGGTGCCGATGGCGTTGGTGCTGGTGACGTTGGTGTACGCCAGGTCGTTCGCGCCTCAACCGGACCGATACGGTGGCGGTCATGAGCGGCCGCGCACAGCTGATGTGGGACGAGGCAGTAACGGGCTATGACTTCGGGCGGGACCATCCGATGGATCCGGTCCGGCTCGCCCTGACCCGGAAACTCGTCGGCGCCTTCGGGCTCGACCGCGACGCGCAGGTGGTGGCGGCCAAACCGGCCGGGGAGTCGACGCTGCGGCTGGTGCACCGGCAGGACTACATCGAGGCGGTGAAGGCCGCGTCGGCGGATCCCAGGGCGGCGGACGGGTCGTACGGGATCGGGACGCTGGACGATCCCGCCTTCGCGGGGATGCACGAGGTGTCCGCGCTGATCGCGGGGCAGTCGGTGGGGGCGGCGGAGGCGGTGTGGCGCGGGGACGCGCTGCACGCGGTGAACTTCGCGGGCGGGCTGCACCACGCGATGCCGGGCTCCGCGTCGGGGTTCTGCGTCTACAACGACGCCGCGCTGGCGATCGCGCGGCTGCTGGAGCTCGGGGCCGAGCGGGTCGCGTACGTGGACGTCGACGTGCACCACGGGGACGGGGTGCAGGCGGCGTTCTGGGAGGACCCGCGGGTGCTGACGATCTCGCTGCACGAGCATCCCCGGACGCTGTTCCCGCAGACGGGGTGGCCGGAGGAGACCGGTGCGGAGTCCGCGGAGGGGGCGGCCGTCAATCTGGCGCTGCCGGCCGGGACCGGGGACGCGGGGTGGGTGCGCGCGTTCCACGCCGTCGTTCCGGAGCTCGTCGCCGACTTCCGGCCGCAGGTGCTGGTGACCCAGCACGGTGCCGACACGCACTTCGAGGACCCGTTGGCGCACCTCGCGGTGTCGCTGGACGCGCAGCGGGCGGTGCAGGTCGCCTGCCACGAGCTGGCCCATGAGTACGCCGACGGACGGTGGGTCGCGCTGGGCGGGGGCGGGTACGCCGTGGTGGAGGTCGTGCCGCGGTCGTGGACGCATCTGGTGGCCATCGCGGCGGGGCGGCCGGTGGAGCCGGAGACGGTGATCCCCGAGAGCTGGCGGCAGGAAGTGTTCGCCCGGACGCGGCAGTTGGGGCCGATGCGGATGACCGACGGGCGGTGGCCGGTCGCCTGGGCCGGCTGGGAGGCGGGGTACGACCCCGCGGACCGGGTGGACCAGGCGGTGCTGGCGACGCGGCGGGCGGTGTTTCCCCTGCGGGGGCTGCTGGCGTAGCGGCCCCGCCGGAGGCCGGGCCGTCAGCGGCCGTGGGCGAGGGTCGGCAACTGCGCTTACGCCAACTGTGCGGTGTTCGCCGGTTTTCGTGACGGCCGCGGTTCCCGTCCGTCACCATCGCTCCCGTGGTGAGCACCGGCGCTCTGCGCGCCCATCTCGTGGCCGCCCGCCTGGCCGGGGTCGTGGCCACCACGCGGGAGGCGAGCCTGCGGAGCTACCGGCTCTTCGCCGCTCGCGACCCTCGCGTGCTGATCGGGATCGATCCCGAACAGACGTGGGGGCAGCGGGATCTGATCCAGTTGATGGCGCGGAAGTGCGGAGTTTCGGCCGATCCGCGTCAGACGTCCGGCCACGACGTGATCGACCCGGAGCTGACCCTGGCCGCTCTGGAGGCCTTCGCGGAGCGGCTCCGGGTCGTGGCCGAGCGGGGCGCGCCCGTGCTGATCGGCACCGGGCACCCGCATCGGCTGCTCGGTTTCTACGCCGCGTTGGCGGGCGCGCTGTCGGCGGCGGGATGTAACGTCCTCACCCCGGCGCAGGGTCGCCGTGTCGACATAACGACCCGGTTCGGTCTACGCACGTACAACCTCGACTACGTACGAGGAGTCGCCTTGGTGCGGCCGCCCGGGCCCGGGCGCCCCGGTTGTGAGCCCGGCGCGCACACGCATTCGCCGCTGCCGGTTCGGCTGGCGCTCGCCGCGGCCGCCGACGCCGGCGGCCCGTTGCCGGAGCTGGTGATCGGAGATCACGGGTGGGTCTGCGGTGCAGGTCAGCTGGGGTTCCAAACCCTGGGGCTGGCTGATACGGACGACCCGGCGCTCTTCGTGGGGCAGGCGGAGGGGCGCGTGTCCGTCGTCGTTCCACTTGATGATGCCGTGCGAGCGGCTTACTACCGCCCGCTGACCCGCTACGTACTCAATCGAGCGTGTCTGTCACAGTAGGCCGCCGATGCGTGCACCTCTTCCCCACTCGCATCATGCGCCCCTACATTGGGGAGTGAGCACGCAGCGACGAAGAGTCACCGGAAGGGGAAGCCGGTGGCCGTCGAGTGCGGAAGGTGCAGGTGTGTCATGGCTGCAGCTGGCGAGAGGCCTCTGAACGAGGTTCAGTTCCTTACCGTGGCGGAAGTCGCCTCGGTGATGCGAGTGTCGAAGATGACCGTGTACCGGCTGGTGCACAGCGGTCATCTGCCCGCGATCCGGGTGGGGCGGTCCTTCCGCGTCCCCGAGCAAGCGGTTCACGAGTACCTCCGCGAGAGCTATGTGGGGGTGGAAACCGCCTGACGACGAAGGCCGGGGGGATCCGTCCAGGGCACTTCCGGATCCCCCGGGTACCCCTCGATTTCAAGCGCGACGCCCGGAGCGGGTAGGCTAGCCCCTCGTAGGTCGTGTGGGCCCATGGCGCCCAAACAACCGAGTGATGAGAAGTGAGCGAGGGTAGTCGTGGGCTCTGTTATCAAGAAGCGGCGCAAGCGGATGGCCAAGAAGAAGCACCGCAAGCTGCTCAAGCGCACCCGCGTCCAGCGTCGCAACAAGAAGTAGTGACGCCTGTCGCCACCAGGTAGGCGACGTCGCGAGAGCGTGTATGTGGCCCCCCATCACACCCGGTGGGGGGCCACACGCGTCTGTGGGGCGACTCGGCCGTACGCGTCTGTGGGCGACCCGGCTGCACGCGTCTGTGGGCGACCCGGCTGCACGCGTCTGTGGCGACTCGTTTCGTCACTTGCTGCAGCGGGCGGTCATCACAGCGCAACATCAACCCGATAGGTTGGCCGCACACGGGGAACGCGGCGGGAACCAGGTGCGGGAACTCCCGGTTCGGGAAGTCCACGTGCGGGACACCAGGTGCTGGAAGGAAGGCGCTGATCTTGGGACAGGTCGTGCTCGTGACCGGAGTGGCCCGCCAGCTCGCGGGCCGGTTCGTACGGCGGATCCAGCGTGACCCGCAGGTGGACCGGGTCGTCGCCGTGGACGCGGTGCCGCCCGAGCATCATCTGGGCGGTGCCGACTTCATCCAGGCGGACATCCGGCAGCCCACCATCGCGCGGGTGCTCGCCGAGACGTCCGCGGACACCGTGGTCCACATGGACGTGACCGGCACCCCGCTGGGCAGCGGCAGCCGGGCCACGGTCAAGGAGACCAACGTCATCGGCACCATGCAGCTGCTCGGCGCCTGCCAGAAGTCCCCCAACGTCAAACGGCTGGTGGTGAAGTCCAGCACCAACGTCTACGGCTCCGCGCCCCGCGATCCGGCCGTGTTCACGGAGACCACTCCGCCCAAGTCCCTGCCCAGCGGCGGCTTCGCAAAGGACACGGTCGAGGTCGAGGGGTATGTGCGCGGCTTCGCGCGGCGGCGGCCGGACGTCGCGGTGTGCGTGCTCAGGTTCGCCAACATCCTCGGCCCGACGGCGGACACGCCGCTCGCCGCGTACTTCTCGCTGCCGGTCCTGCCGACCGTGTTCGGCTACGACCCGCGGCTGCAGTTCGTGCACGAGGACGACGTGATCGATGTGCTGCGGATCGCCTCGCACGAGGCCCGCCGCGGCACGCTCAACAGCGGCACGTTCAACATCGCCGGCGACGGAGTACTGCTGCTGTCCCAGTGCTCGCGGCGGCTCGGCCGTCCCACGGTGCCGCTGCTGCTGCCGGCGGTCACGTGGGCGGGCTCTTTGGTGCGTACGCTGGGAATGACGGACTTCTCACCCGAGCAGATCCGACTGCTCACCCATGGCCGGGTCGTGGCCACGGACGAGATGCGCGGGACCCTGGGCTTCGCGCCGAGGTACACGACCGCGGAGACCTTCGCGGACTTCGCCCGCAGCCGCGGACCCGGACTGCTGCCGCCGGAGGCCCTTGCGGGGGCCGTCGACCGGATCGCCGCGCTGGCCCACCGGGGCAGCGGCCAGCCCCCGACGCCGAGCGCCAACTGAGGAGCGCAGCAACGATGGCGGACGCCAAGGTCATTCCGTTCGACGACGACCGGTCCCGCGGGGGTGCCGTCCAGCGGCCGTCGCGGCGCCGGAGCTCGGGGAGCCGGCGCTCCGGCGGCGAGCCCGCGGCGGTACGCGAGGTCCGCGAGGTCCAGGCCCTGCCCACCGGGGCAGCAGCGCAGGATGATGTTCCCGTGACCGCTGAGGAAGAGGCGCCCGAGACGCCGCAGGACCACGAGGGCGGCCTGGAGCGGCGTGTCGCGGCCGGTCTGTCGTTCCTGCGCCGCCGTCTCACCGGCAACTACGAGGTCGACGACTTCGGCTACGACGCCGAGCTCACCGACCAGGTCCTGATGTCCCTGCTGCGCCCGGTGTACGAGAAGTACTTCCGGGTCGACGTGAAGGGCATCGAGAACATCCCGAAGGAGGGCGGCGCGCTCATCGTCGCCAACCACTCCGGGACGCTGCCCCTGGACGGCCTGATGATGCAGGTCGCCGTCCACGACCACCATCCGGCGGGCAGGCATCTGCGGTTGCTCGCGGCCGACCTGGTCTTCGTGCTGCCGGTGGTCAACGAACTCGCCCGCAAGCTGGGCCACACGCTCGCCTGCGCGGAGGACGCCGAACGGCTGCTGGGGCAGGGCGAACTGGTCGGGGTGATGCCGGAGGGCTTCAAGGGCATCGGCAAGCCGTTCAGCGAGCGGTACAAGCTGCAGCGCTTCGGCCGGGGCGGTTTCGTCTCCACGGCTCTGCGCCTGGGCACGCCGATCATTCCCTGCTCGATCGTCGGAGCCGAGGAGATCTACCCGATGATCGGCAACGCGAAGACCCTCGCGCGGCTGCTGGGCTTCCCGTACTTCCCGCTGACGCCGACGTTCCCGTGGCTCGGTCCCCTGGGCGCGGTCCCGCTGCCCACGAAGTGGACGATCCAGTTCGGCGAGCCGATCCCCACGGACGGCTATCCGCCGGAGGCCGCGGAGGACCCGATGCTGATGTTCAACCTGACCGACCAGGTCCGCGAACAGATCCAGCACACGCTGTACAAGCTGCTGGTGCAGCGGAGGTCTGTCTTCTTCTGATCCCACGCTGGGGCGTTGGTGCCTCTACGGCGATGGGGGCGCCCCCTGGTGAAGGGGGCGCCCCCATCGCCGTACGCGTGCACCGGGTCGCCGTGCGCCTGGATCGGGCTACTTCGTGTCCTGCCCGTCGATCCCCAGGCCGGGGAGCAGGCCCGGCAGCAGGGGCGGGATCGTCACGTCCGGGTCGCCGGAGGGTGACTTGCCGGAGGACGGTGAGGTGCTGCCGCTCGACTTCGGCGGGTCGAGCAGGCCGCCGGTGCTGCCGCCGAGCAGTCCCTCGTCCTTGCCGCCGGATCCGGCGGACTGGCTGGGGCTGCCGCTGCCGGAGTGGTGGCTGCCGGAGGAGGCGCCGTCGCTGGGCTTGGCGGACCGGCCGGAGCCGGACGTGCCGGAGGAGGACGACGTCGGCCCGGAGCCGTGCCGCTTGTCTGCGCCCGGGGCCGAGGGCTGGGGGAGCAGCGACTGCAGCGGGGCGACTTCTTCGTCTATGGCGTCGAACACCGACGACACCTGCTCGCTGACGTCACCGAGCTGCACGGGCAGCTGCTGGCGCAGGGCGCCCCAGGCCTCGCGGTGGGACCGTGAGAAGGCGGAGAGGGCCTGGATGGGGCCGAGGGAGTCGGGGTCGCGCTCGTACGCCTCGTGCAGCAGGCGGTGGCCCTCGGCCGCGTCGTGCTGCATGCCGAACAGGGTGCGGCGGATCTCGCCGAGGGATTCGTGGTCGAGGCTGCCGCCTCGGCCGCGCTCCATCAGCCGGCGGGCCTCGCTCAGACGGGTGGAGGCCTGGTCGAGATAGGCCTGGCCCTGCTCGTCGGCGCCGTCGGTCAGGTAGTTGAGCTTGAAGTCCTCGATGCCGCGCTTCAGGCCGTACAGCGAGTCACCGGGCAGGGCGTCGGAGCTGGCAGCGGCCACTCCGCCGAAGGCGCCGGCAGCCACACCGACGCTGAGCCCACCGGCGGCCAGGCCCTTGGTCAGCCGTGTGCGTGGTCGCAGTTTCCCCAGGCCGCTCGCCCGGTGGGTGCCACGATGAGACCGCCCAGCCGTCTCCCGTGGGCGCCCTTCCGGGGAAGTCGCTCCGCTCCCAGATTTCTGTGCGGGCAGCGTGGGGTCCGTCGCCTCGCCCGCCGCGGTGCCCTCCTGCAGCATGGCCTCCATCGCGGCCACCAGGCGGGCCCGCTGGACGACCTTGACCTCGGGATCCAGCTCGGGCCGGGGCAGCGAGCCGAGACCGGTGGCGAGGGCCAGCAGACGGCCCTGCTCGGTCTGTTCCGCAGCAGCCGGGGCCGGTGCCGGTCCTTCGGACTGCTCGGCCGCCGTGCCCTGGTCGGACAGCTCCTCCAGGGCCTGGGCGAAGGCGTTCGCCCGCCGGTGCGCCGATACGTTCGCGATCACTGGCGGCACCTCCTCTCGTCATGACGGTCGACTCCCCAGGGGACCTGAGGGTTGCACGTCCACGACCGCTGCCACCCGATCGAGTGATCAGCGTGGGCCAAGACGTGACCGCAGGGAGCCTGTATCCCGCACAACGAGCGGCTCGGCACTTGGGTTACGGACGGACGGGGAACGGGCCGGGAAGTCAACGCGGCTTAACCGTGCGTGAGTTGAACGTCGCTGAGCGTGGGCGGATCAGCGGGCGTCGTCCGGGAGGAGCCGGGCGAGGGTGCGCACGGCCCGGTACTGGAGGGTCTTGATGGCGCCCTCGTTCTTGCCCATCACCCGGGCGGTCTCCGCGACGGAGAGGCCCTGCAGGAAGCGGAGCGTCACGCACTCCTGCTGCTGGGGGTTGAGCCGCCGCACGGCCTCCAGCAGGGCGGCGTTGGACAGCGACTCGAGGACGGAGTCCTCGGGCGAGCGCTCGACCTCGTTGGCGTCGAGCATCTCGCCGGTGGTGACCTCCAGCCGGAAGCGGCTGGACTTGAAGTGGTCGGCGACGAGGTTGCGGGCGATGGTGACCAGCCAGGCGCCGAAGTCGCGCCCCTGCCAGGTGAAGGTCCCGATGCGGCGCAGGGCCCGCAGAAAGGTCTCGCTGGTGAGGTCCTCGGCGGTCGCCTTGCCGCCGACCCGGTAGTAGATGTACCGGTACACGGTGTCGCTGTACTGGTCGTAGAGGCGTCCGAAGGCGTCGGCCTCGCCGGCCTGGGCGCGCTCGACGAGGTCCATCATCCGGGCGCTGTCGCTGTCCGCGGCCGGACGGCGGACGGCCGCCGCGCCGGACGGGCGCGCTCGTCTGCCCGCCGCCCGCCCGTCACCCGCGCGCCGCCCCTCGACGACGGTGCTGCGCGCGGGCCCCTGCTCCATGCTCTCGGCCAGCGCGTAGCACGGGCCTGCGGGCGCGGCGGTGGCGAATGCGGGGCCGGCGTACGCGGTGGGGACGAGGCCGCGCAGCAGGTCGAGGACCGCTGCGCGGAGCGTAGCCAGGCCCGAGGCGTCAACCCCGACGTGTGGGTACACGGGACTCCCAGAGGCAGAGCTTCCATCACGTGCAGTGCGGAACCGTTCACCCGTCGTAGCGACGGAGGGGTACCGGTTTGCGTCTGAGGAGAATAACGCTTCGTGTAGGCGCTGCTACACCCAGTTGCTCAAATCACCGATTACGGCGCTTCTGTAACCGATTGAGGTTCGATCAAGTGCCGCAGAGTGACCGCTTGTTGATCGATCCGGTCCGGATTCGGTGTGTCTCGAGGGCGTGTTGTGGCGGTGTACCGCCAACAGGAATGGCCAGCGCGGTGCCGGGGACCGTTCGGTCGTTTGACCGGAACTCCGGGTGTGCCGTGCAGCGATCAGCAACCGTCGCGTGCGGTCGTCCCGTCCCTGGCGCCGACGCCGGTGCGTAACCGACGCCGGGTTACGCGCTGCGGGTTACGGGCGCGATGCGTTGCGGATGGGGATGAGGGGCGCCTTGCGCTGCGGGTGCGGCGGGCAATGGGCGCAGTGCGTCGCAGAGGTCGTCTGGGGCATCGGGCGCCGGGCGCCGGCGGCCCGGGGCGGTTGCCGGCGTCGTGCGTCACCGAGCCGGTGCGTGACCGAGTGCCTGTGTTACCGGCGCCGGCGGTGCAGGGCGATCGCCGCCGCCGTGCCGCCCGCGACCGCGCCGACTCCGGCGGCCGCCGGAATGCCGACCTTGGCCGCCTTGCGGCCCGTGCGGTAGTCGCGCAGCCGCCAGTCCATCTCGCGGGCGTGCCGGCGCAGCTTGGCGTCGGGGTTGATGGCGTAGGGGTGCCCGACCAGCGACAGCATCGGGATGTCGTTGTGCGAGTCGCTGTAGGCGGCGCAGCGGGACAGGTCCAGGCCCTCCGCCGCGGCGAGGGCGCGCACCGCCTCCGCCTTCGCCGGCCCGTGCAGCGGCTCGCCGACCAGGCGGCCGGTGTAGATGCCGTCGACCGACTCGGCCACCGTGCCCAGCGCTCCGGTCAAACCCAGTCGGCGGGCGATGACCTGCGCGATCTCCACGGGAGCGGCCGTGACCAGCCACACCTTCTGGCCGGCGTCCAGGTGCGCCTGGGCGAGTGCCCGGGTGCCCGGCCAGATCCGCTCGGCCATGTACTCGTCGTAGATCTCCTCGCCGATCGACTTCAGCTCCGAGACCCGGTGACCCTGCACGATCGACAGCGCCGAGTCGCGCGCCTCCTGCATGTGCTCGGGGTCCTCGACCCCGGCGAGCCGGAACCACGCCTGCTGCCAGGCGAACCGGGCCAGGTCGCGCGTCTCGAAGAACTTCCGCTTGTAGAGGCCGCGGCCGAAGTGGAACAGCGCTGCGCCCTGCATGACGGTGTTGTCCAGGTCGAAGAAGGCGGCGGCCCGGTCGTCCCCGTGCACCGGGAACTCCGCCTCCGCCTGGGGGGACGGTGTGGCGTCCGCTTCCTGCGAGGACTTGCGCGCTGCCTCCGCCGAGGCCTCGCCTGCCAACACGCTCCGCGCCGTGGCGGAGCGCCTACGGGGAGTGAGCCATCCGAGAGCGGCCATGGCGTGAGCATAGCCAGTTTGTTCGGTGGTTCCGGAGTCGAGAGGTTCGAACCCTGTGAACTCTCCACGACCGTGTCGTTAAAGAAGTCCTTCGGTCGGCGCGTCGACGTGCGGAGGGGGCGGGCCGGGCCGGTGCGCAAGGGGGCCGCGTGAGTGGTGTTCGCGGGCGCGTGTCGGCGCGAGAATGGCCGACATGAGTCCCCTCTTCCGCCGCAAGCCCCCCGCGCCCCAGGACCGGCTCGTCACCCTCATCCGCAAGCCCGGCTGCCATCTGTGCGACGACGCCGAGCTCGTCGTCGAGAAGGTGTGCGCCGACCTCGGCGTGCCGTGGGAGCAGAAGGACATCACCGAGGACGCCGCACTGCACGACCAGTACTGGGAGCAGATCCCCGTCGTCCTGATCGACGGGGAACAGCACACGTTCTGGCGCGTGAACGAGGAACGCCTGCGCAAGGCACTGACCGGCTGACCACCGGGCGACCGAGGGGCAACGCCGGTCCGGGCGACCGAGA encodes:
- a CDS encoding NAD-dependent epimerase/dehydratase family protein encodes the protein MGQVVLVTGVARQLAGRFVRRIQRDPQVDRVVAVDAVPPEHHLGGADFIQADIRQPTIARVLAETSADTVVHMDVTGTPLGSGSRATVKETNVIGTMQLLGACQKSPNVKRLVVKSSTNVYGSAPRDPAVFTETTPPKSLPSGGFAKDTVEVEGYVRGFARRRPDVAVCVLRFANILGPTADTPLAAYFSLPVLPTVFGYDPRLQFVHEDDVIDVLRIASHEARRGTLNSGTFNIAGDGVLLLSQCSRRLGRPTVPLLLPAVTWAGSLVRTLGMTDFSPEQIRLLTHGRVVATDEMRGTLGFAPRYTTAETFADFARSRGPGLLPPEALAGAVDRIAALAHRGSGQPPTPSAN
- a CDS encoding lysophospholipid acyltransferase family protein, with product MADAKVIPFDDDRSRGGAVQRPSRRRSSGSRRSGGEPAAVREVREVQALPTGAAAQDDVPVTAEEEAPETPQDHEGGLERRVAAGLSFLRRRLTGNYEVDDFGYDAELTDQVLMSLLRPVYEKYFRVDVKGIENIPKEGGALIVANHSGTLPLDGLMMQVAVHDHHPAGRHLRLLAADLVFVLPVVNELARKLGHTLACAEDAERLLGQGELVGVMPEGFKGIGKPFSERYKLQRFGRGGFVSTALRLGTPIIPCSIVGAEEIYPMIGNAKTLARLLGFPYFPLTPTFPWLGPLGAVPLPTKWTIQFGEPIPTDGYPPEAAEDPMLMFNLTDQVREQIQHTLYKLLVQRRSVFF
- a CDS encoding DUF5667 domain-containing protein is translated as MIANVSAHRRANAFAQALEELSDQGTAAEQSEGPAPAPAAAEQTEQGRLLALATGLGSLPRPELDPEVKVVQRARLVAAMEAMLQEGTAAGEATDPTLPAQKSGSGATSPEGRPRETAGRSHRGTHRASGLGKLRPRTRLTKGLAAGGLSVGVAAGAFGGVAAASSDALPGDSLYGLKRGIEDFKLNYLTDGADEQGQAYLDQASTRLSEARRLMERGRGGSLDHESLGEIRRTLFGMQHDAAEGHRLLHEAYERDPDSLGPIQALSAFSRSHREAWGALRQQLPVQLGDVSEQVSSVFDAIDEEVAPLQSLLPQPSAPGADKRHGSGPTSSSSGTSGSGRSAKPSDGASSGSHHSGSGSPSQSAGSGGKDEGLLGGSTGGLLDPPKSSGSTSPSSGKSPSGDPDVTIPPLLPGLLPGLGIDGQDTK
- a CDS encoding ECF subfamily RNA polymerase sigma factor, BldN family — protein: MYPHVGVDASGLATLRAAVLDLLRGLVPTAYAGPAFATAAPAGPCYALAESMEQGPARSTVVEGRRAGDGRAAGRRARPSGAAAVRRPAADSDSARMMDLVERAQAGEADAFGRLYDQYSDTVYRYIYYRVGGKATAEDLTSETFLRALRRIGTFTWQGRDFGAWLVTIARNLVADHFKSSRFRLEVTTGEMLDANEVERSPEDSVLESLSNAALLEAVRRLNPQQQECVTLRFLQGLSVAETARVMGKNEGAIKTLQYRAVRTLARLLPDDAR
- a CDS encoding HAD-IB family hydrolase, which gives rise to MAALGWLTPRRRSATARSVLAGEASAEAARKSSQEADATPSPQAEAEFPVHGDDRAAAFFDLDNTVMQGAALFHFGRGLYKRKFFETRDLARFAWQQAWFRLAGVEDPEHMQEARDSALSIVQGHRVSELKSIGEEIYDEYMAERIWPGTRALAQAHLDAGQKVWLVTAAPVEIAQVIARRLGLTGALGTVAESVDGIYTGRLVGEPLHGPAKAEAVRALAAAEGLDLSRCAAYSDSHNDIPMLSLVGHPYAINPDAKLRRHAREMDWRLRDYRTGRKAAKVGIPAAAGVGAVAGGTAAAIALHRRRR
- a CDS encoding glutaredoxin family protein, whose translation is MADMSPLFRRKPPAPQDRLVTLIRKPGCHLCDDAELVVEKVCADLGVPWEQKDITEDAALHDQYWEQIPVVLIDGEQHTFWRVNEERLRKALTG